In Campylobacter sp. VBCF_01 NA2, one DNA window encodes the following:
- a CDS encoding nickel-dependent hydrogenase large subunit translates to MSQRLVIDPITRIEGHLRIEVVVDDNGVVTDAYSGSTLWRGLETIVKGRDPRDIGFFMQRICGVCTFSHYNAGISAVENALGITPPLNAILTRTLMNTALFMHDHPVHFYQLHGLDWVDIVSALSADPHAASQEAFRYTDLPYACGEDQLKAVQQRVKAFVEKGALGPFANAYFGHSTYKLTPEQNLIALSHYLECLRIQRTAAQMMAIFGGKQPHPQTLTVGGVTCVMDILSPARLGEYMVKFQEVADFINRAYYPDLLMAGGAYASEESVLNDVGVANLWTHQTFQYSRNDFLFQSGVILDGDISKVHELDESKITEEATHSWYKNDKPLHPYDGEQEPNYTGFKVEQTLNAKGEMEDTKVLNTEGKYTWIKAPRYDGKSLQVGPLSNIVVNYAKGNEFVVKVVDKFLADTGLPLEAVFSTLGRTACRMIEAKVVADNGLLAFNNLIANIKSGDTETCAKYTIDKKKSYKGRYIGHVPRGSLSHWCRIENGVIQNWQAVVPSTWNASPKDAQGNMASYESCLIGLKIADLTQPLEIIRKIHSYDPCIACAVHVMDTKGNELSSYKVNPNIKD, encoded by the coding sequence ATGTCACAAAGATTAGTAATAGATCCGATAACTCGTATTGAGGGACACTTACGCATAGAAGTAGTTGTCGATGATAACGGAGTTGTAACGGATGCGTATTCTGGCTCTACTTTATGGCGTGGATTAGAGACTATCGTTAAGGGTCGTGATCCTAGGGATATCGGCTTTTTTATGCAAAGAATTTGCGGTGTTTGCACATTTTCTCACTATAATGCTGGAATTTCAGCTGTTGAAAATGCTCTTGGCATAACTCCGCCACTAAATGCGATTTTGACTAGAACGCTAATGAACACTGCGTTATTTATGCACGATCACCCAGTGCATTTTTATCAACTACACGGACTTGACTGGGTCGATATCGTAAGCGCACTAAGCGCAGATCCACACGCTGCTAGCCAAGAGGCTTTCAGATATACAGATTTGCCTTATGCTTGCGGTGAGGATCAGCTAAAAGCGGTTCAACAAAGAGTAAAAGCTTTCGTTGAAAAAGGCGCACTTGGACCATTTGCAAACGCATATTTCGGACACAGCACATACAAGCTAACCCCTGAGCAAAATTTGATTGCGCTTAGCCACTACTTAGAGTGTTTGCGTATCCAAAGAACAGCCGCGCAAATGATGGCGATTTTCGGTGGCAAACAACCACACCCACAAACCCTAACAGTCGGTGGCGTAACATGCGTAATGGATATCCTAAGCCCAGCAAGACTTGGTGAGTATATGGTTAAATTCCAGGAAGTCGCTGATTTCATCAACCGCGCATATTATCCAGACTTGCTTATGGCTGGTGGTGCGTATGCTAGTGAAGAAAGCGTATTAAACGATGTCGGTGTCGCAAATCTATGGACACACCAAACTTTCCAATATTCACGCAATGATTTCTTATTCCAAAGCGGTGTGATTTTAGACGGCGATATTAGCAAGGTTCATGAGCTAGATGAGAGCAAGATTACAGAAGAAGCCACTCACTCATGGTATAAAAATGACAAACCACTTCACCCTTATGACGGCGAACAAGAACCAAACTACACAGGATTTAAGGTAGAGCAAACTCTAAACGCCAAAGGTGAAATGGAAGATACAAAAGTCCTAAATACCGAGGGTAAATATACTTGGATAAAAGCTCCTAGATATGATGGCAAATCGCTTCAAGTTGGACCACTATCAAATATCGTTGTAAATTACGCAAAAGGTAATGAATTTGTAGTAAAAGTAGTAGATAAATTCTTAGCCGATACAGGTCTTCCACTAGAAGCAGTATTCTCTACTCTTGGTAGAACAGCGTGCCGTATGATCGAGGCAAAAGTCGTAGCTGATAATGGACTATTAGCATTTAATAACCTAATCGCTAATATTAAATCAGGCGACACTGAGACTTGCGCTAAATACACAATCGATAAAAAGAAATCATATAAAGGCAGATATATCGGACATGTTCCACGCGGTAGCCTAAGCCACTGGTGCAGAATCGAAAATGGAGTAATCCAAAACTGGCAAGCAGTCGTTCCTAGCACATGGAACGCTAGTCCAAAAGACGCTCAGGGCAATATGGCATCTTATGAGTCATGCTTAATCGGTCTTAAAATTGCAGATTTAACGCAACCGCTTGAAATTATCCGCAAAATCCACTCTTATGATCCGTGCATTGCGTGCGCTGTTCATGTTATGGACACCAAAGGCAACGAGCTTAGCTCATATAAAGTAAATCCAAATATCAAGGATTAA
- the hypF gene encoding carbamoyltransferase HypF: MSVKIEIAGAVQGVGFRPFIYRICTDLGIKGEVYNDGEGVKIHANATSEQIARLKERIYGELPPLARIDKFEIFEIAPKIYSDFKITHSQETQKFNPILPDFAICDDCRREFYDPQNKRYRYPFINCTNCGPRLSIIKKLPYDRANTTMSQFKMCEFCGGEYTDPLNRRYHAEPIACAKCGPKLFLKNKNGEILGIGENAVKRLCEILSRGEIVAVKGLGGFHIMCDATNEDAVATLRIRKNRPDKPFAVMCKDEKMAEKFARFCQSEKELLNSQIKPIVLVKKSKNPQNLALARAVAPNLGKVGIFLANTGIHLLLFEYFNRPLIATSANISGEPIIYDEASLRQKLGGVIDFYLDNDREIITPSDDSVGFVVRNQAQSIAETTEQNSQNLTQNFTQYLRTSRGLNPQIFKSKFTHKGSFLALGAELKNQFAIYKDGQIFISPYIGDLKNIATNARFFALLDIFIKTYDLKFDAVIGDLHPNFLHTKHFENLGFEVAKFQHHYAHLVANLADNDLLGSGKKYLGFSFDGTGYGEDGAIWGGEVLEFDEFGYERVLHFDDFALIGGESSIKNIYKLAISLFFKFGIESEASEFLAKFSQNEISNLAKIAPRSPKTTSLGRIFDAFASVICALKSVSFDGQSGMSLENLFNESKITSESEKRYKFEIINGKISVKNAFLSALKDEPAVAASNFINALAKIMLQIAKERNLEVVLSGGVFQNATLLDLVVRNFSEAGVKFHLHKNTPSNDSGVALGQLMAYIARLK; this comes from the coding sequence GTGAGCGTTAAAATCGAGATTGCAGGAGCTGTGCAGGGCGTGGGCTTTCGCCCATTTATCTACCGCATTTGCACCGATCTAGGCATAAAAGGCGAGGTTTATAACGACGGCGAGGGCGTGAAAATCCACGCAAACGCCACGAGCGAGCAAATAGCACGGCTTAAAGAGCGCATTTATGGCGAGCTTCCGCCACTTGCGCGGATTGATAAATTTGAAATTTTTGAAATCGCGCCTAAAATTTATAGTGATTTTAAAATCACGCACTCGCAAGAAACGCAAAAATTTAACCCCATTTTGCCTGATTTTGCCATTTGTGATGATTGCAGGCGCGAATTTTACGACCCGCAAAACAAACGCTACCGCTACCCATTTATCAACTGCACGAACTGCGGACCGCGACTTAGTATCATCAAAAAACTCCCTTATGACCGCGCAAATACGACAATGTCGCAGTTTAAAATGTGCGAATTTTGCGGTGGTGAATACACTGACCCGCTAAATCGCCGTTATCACGCCGAGCCGATTGCTTGCGCAAAATGTGGGCCAAAGCTCTTTTTGAAAAACAAAAATGGCGAAATTTTGGGTATTGGCGAAAACGCTGTTAAAAGGCTTTGTGAAATTTTATCTCGTGGCGAGATAGTCGCTGTAAAGGGGCTTGGCGGATTTCATATAATGTGCGACGCGACAAACGAAGACGCCGTAGCGACCTTACGAATTCGCAAAAATCGCCCTGATAAGCCATTTGCCGTGATGTGTAAAGATGAGAAAATGGCTGAAAAATTTGCCCGGTTTTGCCAGAGCGAAAAAGAGCTTTTAAACTCGCAAATTAAGCCGATAGTTTTGGTTAAAAAATCAAAAAATCCGCAAAATTTAGCCCTTGCTAGGGCGGTTGCGCCAAATTTAGGCAAGGTTGGCATTTTTCTAGCTAACACTGGCATTCATTTGCTACTTTTTGAGTATTTTAATCGCCCCTTAATCGCTACAAGCGCGAATATCAGTGGCGAGCCGATAATTTACGATGAGGCGAGTTTGCGCCAAAAATTGGGCGGTGTGATTGATTTTTATTTGGATAACGATAGAGAGATTATTACGCCAAGCGACGATAGCGTGGGCTTTGTGGTGCGAAATCAGGCGCAGAGTATCGCAGAAACCACGGAGCAAAATTCGCAAAATTTAACGCAAAATTTTACGCAATATTTACGCACTTCGCGTGGGCTAAATCCGCAAATTTTCAAAAGCAAATTTACTCATAAAGGCTCGTTTCTCGCCCTTGGCGCAGAGCTAAAAAACCAGTTTGCAATATACAAAGACGGGCAAATTTTTATTTCCCCATACATCGGAGATTTGAAAAATATCGCCACAAATGCTCGATTTTTCGCGCTTTTGGATATTTTCATCAAAACTTATGATTTGAAATTTGACGCTGTTATAGGCGACCTGCACCCGAATTTTTTGCATACGAAACATTTTGAAAATTTAGGCTTTGAAGTGGCGAAATTTCAGCACCATTACGCGCATTTGGTTGCGAATTTGGCGGATAATGATTTGCTTGGAAGTGGTAAAAAATACCTCGGATTTAGCTTTGACGGCACGGGATATGGCGAAGATGGCGCGATTTGGGGTGGCGAAGTGCTGGAATTTGACGAATTTGGCTATGAGAGGGTTTTGCATTTCGACGATTTTGCCTTAATCGGTGGTGAGAGCTCGATCAAAAATATCTACAAACTTGCAATTTCGCTGTTTTTTAAATTTGGCATTGAAAGCGAGGCGAGTGAGTTTTTGGCGAAATTTAGCCAAAATGAAATTTCAAATCTAGCCAAAATCGCCCCGCGCTCGCCAAAGACAACCTCGCTTGGACGCATTTTTGACGCTTTTGCAAGCGTGATTTGCGCCCTAAAAAGCGTTAGTTTCGACGGTCAAAGCGGTATGAGTTTGGAAAATCTCTTTAATGAGAGCAAAATCACGAGCGAGAGTGAAAAACGATATAAATTTGAGATAATAAACGGCAAAATTAGCGTGAAAAATGCCTTTTTAAGCGCGCTAAAAGATGAGCCAGCCGTGGCTGCGTCAAATTTCATAAATGCGCTCGCTAAAATAATGCTTCAAATCGCAAAAGAGCGAAATTTAGAGGTCGTGCTAAGTGGTGGGGTTTTTCAAAATGCTACGCTTTTGGATTTGGTAGTGCGAAATTTTAGCGAGGCAGGGGTGAAATTTCATCTGCACAAAAATACTCCGAGTAACGATAGTGGCGTGGCTCTCGGGCAACTCATGGCCTATATCGCTCGCCTGAAATAA
- a CDS encoding HyaD/HybD family hydrogenase maturation endopeptidase, with product MKLGVIGIGNIMYSDEGVGVHFMHALQQNYKFTPNSPDDSIEFIDGGTLAALLMHILVEFDEILLIDCIDADEGSIGDVYFFDYEAMPKSVKWSGSAHEVEMLETLQMLDLCGDRPRTQILAVVPMRIEPMSFSVSDEVLKSSEIMERTAIDFIASRGFVCEKIGNLSVRDIAENFDSKGKN from the coding sequence ATGAAATTAGGTGTTATCGGTATAGGTAACATTATGTACTCCGACGAAGGTGTCGGAGTACATTTTATGCACGCACTGCAACAAAACTACAAATTCACCCCAAACTCACCTGATGATAGTATCGAATTCATCGACGGAGGCACGCTGGCTGCGCTTTTAATGCACATTTTGGTCGAATTCGACGAAATTTTGCTGATTGATTGTATCGACGCAGACGAGGGCAGTATCGGTGATGTGTATTTCTTCGACTACGAGGCTATGCCAAAAAGCGTGAAATGGAGCGGTTCGGCTCACGAGGTGGAGATGCTAGAAACCTTGCAAATGCTAGATCTTTGTGGCGATAGACCACGCACGCAAATCCTAGCCGTGGTGCCAATGCGCATAGAGCCGATGAGTTTTAGCGTGAGCGATGAGGTGCTGAAATCTAGCGAGATTATGGAGCGCACGGCGATAGATTTTATCGCTTCTCGCGGTTTTGTGTGCGAAAAAATTGGGAATTTAAGCGTGCGCGATATCGCTGAAAATTTTGATTCTAAGGGCAAAAATTGA
- the cybH gene encoding Ni/Fe-hydrogenase, b-type cytochrome subunit: MKKREAEYEFSIGLRLTHWIRAIAIVILVITGFYLAYVFIAPEISSEPNLFLQAKIRFVHLVAGFVLMAAMLYKSYLFLFDKHSRKELVSIKDFINPRVWIEQIKFYLFLGEHPHLHGVYNPLQFIAYLAFYIILALICITGLVLHVHMYHGGLGGMIYDLMRPIEAMMGGLSEVRTIHHLSMNFLILFIPVHVYMAVFNAVKGQDGAMDAIISGYKFKVQK, encoded by the coding sequence ATGAAAAAAAGAGAAGCCGAGTATGAATTTTCGATAGGATTGCGCCTTACCCATTGGATACGCGCTATCGCTATCGTCATACTTGTAATTACTGGATTTTATTTGGCTTATGTTTTCATAGCCCCAGAGATTAGCTCTGAGCCAAATTTATTCTTGCAAGCTAAAATTCGCTTCGTGCATTTAGTGGCAGGTTTCGTGCTAATGGCGGCTATGCTTTACAAATCATATCTGTTTTTGTTCGACAAACACAGCAGAAAAGAGCTAGTTAGTATTAAGGATTTTATCAATCCTAGGGTTTGGATCGAGCAGATTAAATTTTACCTATTTTTAGGCGAACACCCACATTTGCACGGCGTTTATAATCCTTTGCAATTCATTGCGTATTTGGCATTTTACATCATTTTAGCCTTGATTTGTATCACTGGCCTTGTGCTTCATGTGCATATGTATCATGGCGGACTTGGCGGTATGATTTATGATCTAATGCGCCCAATCGAGGCTATGATGGGTGGTCTAAGCGAGGTTCGCACTATCCACCATTTATCGATGAATTTCCTTATTTTATTTATCCCTGTGCATGTTTATATGGCTGTTTTCAACGCTGTAAAAGGACAAGACGGAGCTATGGACGCTATCATTAGCGGCTATAAGTTCAAGGTTCAAAAATGA